A DNA window from Plasmodium brasilianum strain Bolivian I chromosome 12, whole genome shotgun sequence contains the following coding sequences:
- a CDS encoding aspartate carbamoyltransferase: MIEILSSIFVVFTFLMAAILAHVISGKRKAKLIIGEKNYLNNKYKINLDMIIEKMKNKNVINIDDINDEELLAILFTAKKFESILKNNENSRYLDNKVFCSIFLEPSTRTRCSFDSAILRLGSKVINITDMNSTSFYKGETVQDAFTILSKYVDGIIYRDPSNNNVDLAVASSKKPIINAGNGTGEHPTQSLLDFYTIYNFFPFILERDKNQKINIAFVGDLKNGRTVHSLSKLLSRYNVNFNFVSCKSLDIPEYITHIIINNLKRNNFYNENSIKKYDNLENGLKDAHVIYMTRIQKERFSDLQEYNNYKDAFILDNNVLKNIREDAKILHPLPRVNEIKVEVDENPKSVYFLQAENGLYVRMALLYLIFS; this comes from the exons ATGATAGAAATACTGAGTTCTATATTTGTagtatttacatttttaatggCAGCAATACTAGCACATGTGATTTCAGGCAAAAGAAAAGCCAAGTTAATCATTGGTGAAAAAAATTACCTGaacaacaaatataaaataaatttagatatgataatagaaaaaatgaaaaataagaatgtCATAAATATAGATGATATAAATGATGAGGAATTGCTAGCAATTTTATTCACAGCTAAGAAGTTTGAATCCATACTaaagaataatgaaaattctaGATATTTAGATAATAAAGTTTTTTGTAGTATATTTCTTGAACCTAGTACAAGAACTAGATGCTCCTTCGATTCTGCAATTTTAAGATTGGGTTCgaaagtaataaatataactgaTATGAATTCTACATCTTTTTATAAAGGGGAAACTGTGCAAGATGCTTTTACGATTTTGTCAAAATATGTGGACGGTATAATCTATAGGGATCCAtcaaat aaTAATGTAGATCTTGCTGTTGCATCATCAAAGAAACCAATAATTAATGCAGGGAATGGAACAGGGGAACATCCAACTCAGTCACTTTTAGACttttatacaatatataatttttttccatttattttgGAAAGAGATaaaaaccaaaaaattaatattgcGTTTGTGggtgatttaaaaaatggaagaacTGTTCATTCACTTAGTAAATTACTTAGTAGATATAATGTTAACTTTAATTTTGTATCATGTAAATCTTTAGATATTCCTGAATATATAACGCATATTATAatcaataatttaaaaagaaacaatttttataatgaaaattctataaaaaaatatgataatttgGAAAATGGTTTAAAAGATGCACACGTCATATATATGACAAGAATACAAAAAGAAAGGTTTTCTGATTTACAAGaatataacaattataaaGATGCTTTCATTTTAGACAATAATGTTCTGAAGAACATAAGAGAAGATGCAAAG aTACTTCATCCGCTTCCAAGAGTTAACGAAATAAAAGTAGAAGTTGATGAAAATCCCAAAAGTGTGTATTTTTTACAGGCAGAGAATGGTTTATATGTACGAATGGCTCTGTTGTACCTTATCTTTTCATGA
- a CDS encoding hypothetical protein (conserved Plasmodium protein): MFITSYFDRKYKLSEKREQKIENDGCKKTNIEQVLKNALISYKEKLSVVDEENKKEKIKEILSQLLKKRLKRNDNVTTGINLTYDDTNNDRTTNDENEPFHNDFYLDNSGIHINNKEGGIGSILKENKSLKYCAQNILLLGTYLEHDKLKNMNIQDIYNIIDTYISKNKHEIDEIKEKLKVESEKELTRVKNDLCTIHAIKKELASIKIIEEENGCINAAEYMIREMKNIQKLKKQKEYIICLKNSLIKLEQAKKCAVSGKYDETLIIILDIVKVLHVFKKNMKEQIIKGIKFFIPLLSEYYLNRTELLLSSIYWGNNITHVSTNALEELTNNIDHSSDDEYSAYLDYEDFGLKDVNSIGYGVNLHSNRKDSLSRDRGTNMLNCSMSYKEKAFKEKIKNTTIFDNTYISLIKKESPEFISILISWNIIEKIDNHIRDEKKHSKKFFLHKKNSPVVYIDELASSIIKFFRSFFQDDKSPLLKFDKPEWGLKYLFYQSIISGSIIKMLMRCVNKEDLQDNMILHRALQDMILYNNKYKNVKAKDSDQTGYNSSRIGSSSNIYMPHNSQANISLPSSDSMPWGGKDRIGESSMEKKLENMILGNEEDDLYGIEKEEEFKLDYKTYYETYNNMNNEEKEEYFYLITNCEQLLDRLNYCIISECRLYILSRISYFVHMYYSEEDKEDVKKLFLNFMHHIIMIYDKWSLYDSINCKYLLNDFFNNTFIHLTYEEKSSHQEENKEYNDYNEHNDHKDSNDIEDNTNNEQRIRDLLTSKTCNTDEIKSGVYVRDFFISLENEFLTDILKDMSTNNCCVQLKNSIILEDGDCINEYCHIFIELLKKIEKRIIYFQQSKEFIEDYINNVVKKLLIIVKDEFRNHWNSINDLIGNSEMTCLLYVSFFSINKFLTNFQFRDYMKDMISSFDTLEKKMLHNFLDAFYHFISIRIYNLFSVNNAFHEYILNNVYKIKKCLPYYIFINMCNKILRKLDYTILNFLMNQNTSFLHDESLFNTFISNSLLILQYVQDLNARNDIYIMPSLQEIVKLLTDDIDNLKTKINEIKNNYILLNNKNNWLGLVTKFTSALLKEDSSDDMNSTNENLEEEKDETKNSKISLKKIKLILLRRPDIKHVAEKSIVIQEFVEW, from the coding sequence ATGTTTATAACCAGCTACTTTGAtcgtaaatataaattaagtGAAAAGagagaacaaaaaattgaaaatgatGGATGcaagaaaacaaatatagaacaggttttaaaaaatgcttTAATTTCATATAAGGAGAAATTAAGTGTAGTAGatgaggaaaataaaaaagagaaaataaaggaaatttTATCGcaattgttaaaaaaaaggttgaAAAGAAATGATAATGTAACTACTGGTATAAACCTTACTTACGATGATACTAATAATGACCGAACAacaaatgatgaaaatgaacCTTTCCATaatgatttttatttagaTAATAGtggtatacatataaataataaagaggGCGGAATAGGGAGCATTTTAAAAGAGAACAAAAGTTTAAAATATTGTgcacaaaatatattgttactAGGCACATATCTAGAAcatgataaattaaaaaatatgaacatacaggatatatataatattattgatacatatatatcaaaaaataaacacgAAATTGATGAAATTAAGGAGAAGTTAAAAGTAGAATCGGAAAAGGAATTAACAAGggtaaaaaatgatttatgtACAATTCATGCTATAAAGAAGGAATTAGCtagtattaaaattatagaagAAGAGAACGGTTGTATAAATGCAGCGGAATATATGATAagagaaatgaaaaatatacaaaaactaaaaaaacaaaaagaatatattatatgtttaaaaaattcgTTAATAAAACTAGAACAAGCCAAGAAATGTGCTGTTAGTGGGAAATATGATGAAACTCTTATCATCATATTAGATATTGTAAAAGTATTgcatgtatttaaaaaaaatatgaaagaacaaattataaaaggaattaaattctttattCCTCTGTTGTcagaatattatttaaatagaaCAGAGTTATTATTGTCTAGTATTTATTGGGGAAATAATATAACCCATGTATCAACAAACGCGTTGGAAgaattaacaaataatatagatCACAGTAGTGATGATGAATATTCCGCGTATTTAGATTACGAAGACTTTGGATTAAAAGATGTAAATAGTATTGGATACGGAGTTAATCTACATAGTAACAGGAAAGATAGTTTATCTAGGGATAGAGGTACAAATATGCTTAACTGTAGTATGTCctataaagaaaaagcattcaaggaaaaaataaaaaatactacTATTTTTGATAACACATACATTTCGCTGATAAAGAAAGAAAGTCCTGAGTTCATCAGCATTTTGATAAGCTGGaatataattgaaaaaattgacAATCATATACgtgatgaaaaaaaacattcGAAGAAATTCTTTCTTCATAAAAAGAATTCTCCAGTGGTGTATATTGATGAGCTTGCTAGtagtataattaaattttttagatCCTTTTTTCAAGATGATAAGAGTCCGTTATTAAAATTTGATAAGCCTGAATGGGGgcttaaatatttattctaccAATCCATTATAAGTGGttcaattataaaaatgcttATGAGGTGTGTTAACAAGGAAGATCTACAAGACAATATGATATTGCATCGCGCACTGCAGGATatgattttatataataacaagTACAAAAACGTTAAGGCGAAGGATAGCGATCAGACGGGTTACAACAGTAGTAGAAttggtagtagtagtaatatatatatgccacATAACAGTCAGGCGAACATTAGTTTACCCAGTTCGGATAGTATGCCATGGGGAGGAAAAGACAGGATCGGAGAGAGCAGCATGGAAAAGaaattagaaaatatgaTATTGGGAAATGAAGAAGATGATTTATATGGTATAGAGAAGGAAGAAGAGTTTAAGTTAGATTATAAGACATATTatgaaacatataataacatGAATAATGAAGAGAAGGAAGAGTACTTTTACTTAATAACGAATTGTGAGCAATTATTGGATAGACTTAATTACTGCATTATATCTGAATGCAGATTGTACATTTTGAGTAGgatttcatattttgttcatatgtatTATTCAGAAGAGGACAAAGaggatgtaaaaaaattatttttaaatttcatgcatcatattattatgatatacGATAAATGGTCTTTATATGATAGtattaattgtaaatatttactgAACGACTTTTTTAACAAcacatttattcatttgacCTATGAGGAGAAGTCTTCACATCAGGAGGAAAACAAGGAGTATAATGACTACAATGAGCATAATGACCACAAGGACAGCAACGACATAGAggataatacaaataatgaaCAACGAATAAGAGACCTTCTTACATCAAAAACGTGTAACACagatgaaataaaaagtgGTGTATATGTAAGGGATTTCTTCATATCACTAGAAAACGAATTTCTCACAGACATTCTTAAAGATATGTCGACTAACAACTGCTGTGTACAATTAAAGAACAGTATAATTTTAGAGGATGGTGATTGCATAAATGAGTACTgccatatatttattgaacttttgaaaaaaatagaaaagagGATAATATACTTTCAACAGAGTAAAGAATTTATAGAAGATTATATTAACAACGTtgtaaagaaattattaataattgtaaaagaCGAATTTCGTAATCACTGGAACAGTATAAATGATTTGATAGGAAATTCTGAAATGAcatgtttattatatgtatcttttttttctataaataaatttcttaCCAATTTTCAATTTAGAGATTATATGAAAGATATGATTTCTAGTTTTGATAccttagaaaaaaaaatgttacacAACTTTTTAGATGCCTTTTATCATTTCATAtctatacgtatatataatttattttctgtcAATAATGCATTTCATGAGTATATActaaataatgtatataagattaaaaaatgtctaccttattacattttcataaatatgtgtaataaaattttgcgCAAGTTGGATTACACTATTTTGAATTTCCTCATGAATCAGAATACTTCCTTTTTACATGATGAAAGTTTGTTCAACACATTTATTAGTAATTCTTTGTTAATTTTACAATACGTTCAAGACCTAAATGCTAGGAACGACATCTATATAATGCCCTCGTTACAAGAAATTGTAAAGTTACTGACTGATGATATAGATAAccttaaaacaaaaattaacgaaattaaaaacaattatatacTGTTGAATAATAAGAACAATTGGTTAGGTCTTGTTACTAAATTTACCAGTGCTTTGTTGAAGGAAGACTCTAGTGATGACATGAATTCTACTAATGAAAACCTTGAAGAGGAAAAAGACGAGAccaaaaattcaaaaatttcgttaaaaaaaattaagcttATTTTGTTGAGGAGACCGGATATAAAACATGTTGCAGAGAAATCCATTGTTATTCAGGAATTTGTTGAGTGGtga
- a CDS encoding lipoyl synthase — translation MSRSVKNLMFQNILFLFKIVVKVNYNICPALYKILYIKDFLKKKKYLKYKNNKIECKKCHVWRLKLGRNLDLSKRMDNDKKYMRRNTVSKCYVASGIPEDEWSGDSDNGEDNVVDNRDGVNDNRSWEDNPESIKFCNKDYSTASGSNSGSDNSSSNNSSSDSSGSNNSSSDNSSSNNSSSDSSGSNNSSSDNSSSNNSSSDSSGSNNSSSDNSSSNNSSSDSSGSNNSSSDNSSRSDGRRPAMELQRPKVGNKMPEKKPDWFHVPAPTGTKYNKLKNDLKKLKLHTVCEEAQCPNIGECWNIGTATIMLLGDTCTRGCKFCSVKTSSKPLPPDVNEPFNTAKAVCEWNMNYIVLTSVDRDDLADGGANHFAKTVELIKFSRPDILIECLVSDFQGNIDSVKRLALSGMDVYAHNIETVKRLQKYVRDRRANYEQSLFVLKKAKEINPKLYTKTSIMLGLGETKEEVLEAMHHVRDNDIDVITFGQYLRPTKNHLNVVEYISPQSFDYYKEEGLKMGFKYIASGPLVRSSYKAGEYFMKNLVEQSKNNLESNTLKLQGAK, via the exons ATGAGTAGATcggtaaaaaatttaatgttccaaaatatattgtttctttttaaaatagttgTTAAGGTTAATTACAATATCTGTCCCGCTTT ATAtaaaatactatatataaaggactttttaaaaaaaaaaaaatatcttaaatataaaaataacaagatagaatgtaaaaaatgtCACGTGTGGAGGTTGAAATTGGGTCGAAATTTAGATCTAAGTAAACGAATGGATAATGATAAGAAGTACATGCGGAGGAATACTGTTAGTAAATGTTATGTAGCATCTGGAATCCCCGAGGACGAGTGGTCAGGAGATAGTGATAATGGGGAAGATAATGTGGTCGATAATAGAGATGGTGTAAACGATAACAGGAGTTGGGAAGACAATCCAGAGAGCATcaaattttgtaataaagACTATAGCACTGCTAGCGGTAGCAATAGCGGTAGTGATAACAGTAGCAGTAACAATAGCAGTAGTGATAGCAGTGGCAGTAACAATAGCAGTAGTGATAACAGTAGCAGTAACAATAGCAGTAGTGATAGCAGTGGCAGTAACAATAGCAGTAGTGATAACAGTAGCAGTAACAATAGCAGTAGTGATAGCAGTGGCAGTAACAATAGCAGTAGTGATAACAGTAGCAGTAACAATAGCAGTAGTGATAGCAGTGGCAGTAACAATAGCAGTAGTGATAACAGTAGCCGCAGCGATGGCAGAAGGCCAGCTATGGAATTACAAAGACCTAAGGTGGGAAACAAGATGCCAGAAAAAAAACCCGACTGGTTTCACGTTCCTGCACCAACAGgtacaaaatataacaaattaaaaaatgatttaaagaaattaaaattgcATACGGTTTGTGAAGAAGCTCAATGTCCCAACATAGGTGAATGTTGGAATATAGGAACAGCTACCATTATGCTGTTAGGTGATACATGTACAAGAGGATGTAAATTTTGTTCAGTGAAGACATCATCAAAACCTTTACCCCCAGATGTTAATGAACCTTTTAACACAGCTAAGGCTGTATGCGAATGGAATATGAACTATATTGTTTTAACCTCAGTTGACAGAGATGATTTAGCAGATGGAGGGGCAAACCATTTTGCAAAAACTGttgaattaattaaattttcaagACCAGATATTTTGATTGAATGCTTAGTATCTGACTTTCAAGGAAACATTGATTCAGTTAAGAGACTAGCTTTAAGTGGAATGgatgtatatgcacataacATTGAAACGGTTAAGCGATTGCAGAAATATGTGCGAGACAGGAGAgcaaattatgaacaatCCTTATTCGTTTTGAAAAAAGCTAAAGAAATAAACCCTAAATTGTATACAAAAACAAGCATAATGTTAGGCTTAGGAGAAACAAAAGAAGAAGTACTCGAAGCTATGCATCATGTAAGAGATAACGACATTGATGTTATAACATTCGGTCAATACTTAAGACCAACCAAAAATCATTTAAATGTTGTAGAATATATTTCTCCTCAATCATTTGATTATTACAAAGAAGAGGGGCTAAAAATGGGCTTCAAATATATTGCTAGCGGACCGCTAGTCAGGTCTTCCTACAAAGCAGGCGAGTATTTCATGAAAAATCTCGTTGAGCAAAGTAAGAACAATTTAGAGAGTAACACTTTGAAATTGCAAGGTGCTAAATGA